A region of the Equus quagga isolate Etosha38 chromosome 11, UCLA_HA_Equagga_1.0, whole genome shotgun sequence genome:
CAGCTCAGGCCGCAAGGTCCAGAGTGTGGAGGTGCCCACAAGCCCTACCAGGCTGTGGCCTGCCCCCCTCTTCCTGTGTGGGCTCCATCAGGAGGGGAGACCTTCCTGTGATGCACCCCCCAGGTAGGGAGGGAGGCACTGTGGCTGCTGCTGGCACTGGATCCTGGCCACCCACACAGGGCATATCagagatcacacacacacacagctcgcACAGGGCGTACACATGCATGTACATACTCGGGACGCACGCGGggtatacatatgcacacacaaaacCCACACAGGATGTacaggtgtgcacacacagagagcTCACCTGGAATGTGTATGTtcgtacacacatgcacacaaacggCTCACACAAGTTTTACATGTGCACGCGCGCACACAGCTCACACCGCATttgtgtacatgtgcacacatgcacggAGAGCCCACACAGAGACTAGTCTCACGGTTGTTTTCGTCCCCAGTAAAACAACCAGGTCACCATCTGAACCTCCTCCACCTTGCACTCTGTCTGCCCTCCTTTCACCCACTTTCTCCCAGCCCCCTGGCCTCCTTCCTTTCCACCTGGGTCAGGGCATCAAGGACCTGCCTTAGTTCATCCTCTGACCCGGCCCGGCTGGGATGCCACCCTGCAGGCCATCCCCGCTGCGTGTCTCCTGCTCAGCAGGGTCCTGCGAGCAGTTCTTGCGGAAGCCACCTCTTGCTTCTGCGGTGAGGGCCGGGGGCGGCGGGGTCTGACGGCCTCTGATCTCACTCTCCGCCCGAGGAGGTGGCCGCTTCTAGATGGCCAGGTCCTGGCGGACAATGGCCAGGGATGCCTTGCTGCGGCCGCTGCCGCCCTCGCTGTCGCCGGCCCGGTGCGCATAGGCGGGTGGGGCGTAGGGATCGGGGCCCGGGCGCCGGGAGGGCAGgttcggcggcggcggcggcggcagcggcggcgggaGCAGCTTCTGCGCCACCTCGTGCGCGCGGTTGCAGCGGTTGTCGCGCTCGGCCGCCTGGCGAGAGCCCCTGGCGCACGGACGGCCCTTCCAGAGCAGGTGGCCCAGCTCGGCCACGCTGAGCAGCGCCGAGAGCAGCCCCACGGCGAAGTAGAAGACCACGAAGACGGTCTTCTCGGTGGGCCGGCTCACGAAGCAGTCCACGATGTGCGGGCACGGCGGGCCGGCGCACGCGAAGCGGGGGGCCACGCGGAAGCCGTAGAACAGCGTCTGGCCGCCCAGGAAGGCCAGCTCGGCCGCCAGGCGCAGCACCACGCTCAGCAGGTAGCAGCAGCGCGCGCGGCGGGCGCGCAGGGCGGAGGGCGCGCACGGGCCCTGGGGGCGCCCCCGGGGCGTGGCGTCGGCGCCACCCGGCTCCTTGCTGGTCTCGTGCATAGAGTAGATGAGGAACAGCACCGGGGGCGCCGAGAGCAGCAGGATGTGGAAGACCCAGAAGCGGTAGTGGGAGACGGGGAAGGCGCGGTCGTAGCAGATCTGGCGACAGCCCGGCTGCCGCGTGTTGCACACGAACTCCTCCTGCTCGTCCGCGAACACGGCCTCGCCCACCGTGGCCAGCACCAGGATGCGGAAGATCAGCATGACCACCAGCCACAGGCGGCCCACGAGCGGCACCTGCGACTGCAAGGCGTC
Encoded here:
- the GJD3 gene encoding gap junction delta-3 protein; this translates as MGEWAFLGSLLDALQSQVPLVGRLWLVVMLIFRILVLATVGEAVFADEQEEFVCNTRQPGCRQICYDRAFPVSHYRFWVFHILLLSAPPVLFLIYSMHETSKEPGGADATPRGRPQGPCAPSALRARRARCCYLLSVVLRLAAELAFLGGQTLFYGFRVAPRFACAGPPCPHIVDCFVSRPTEKTVFVVFYFAVGLLSALLSVAELGHLLWKGRPCARGSRQAAERDNRCNRAHEVAQKLLPPPLPPPPPPNLPSRRPGPDPYAPPAYAHRAGDSEGGSGRSKASLAIVRQDLAI